The following are from one region of the Candidatus Poribacteria bacterium genome:
- a CDS encoding ABC transporter permease subunit — MLHTLIRQELLTHLMSARFLAAVVITLLLVVANTIVLINDHENRVANYSQQEKVHHEKAVEAETYSTLKLFVERPPNPLSLFSAGLDKRLGTTVEIHHDTVPTISSVSARNLENPYLNLFSQIDLVSIFQVVLSLLALLFAYDAIAGDWESGTLRLVISHPVRRGAILFAKYLAAMICLLLPVLMSLLMVMIQLSVTSSIQLSTADFLRIGGIVVTTTIYLSVFYLIGLLISTTTRRTATSLMLCMFLWVVLVLVYPNWSRFSFNPVSDMRAERQSASQQIDQIWEEADREEQRFLANSPLTGEPPKFGIGYSGYSSSGGRRYGFNMTQVNSNSEPLLPHFQDYQAFMRATHIRAAEKVGLIREQRLARTTLQQATWDERLMKLSPASLYTFATAAWAGTDLNGMLDFSRATQNYRQTFINYLHDKDAFASRLWFASDQGTVDWSDLPRFRFAVADVSENAQRALSDMSLLFLMNLVLFMVTFLILVKIEV; from the coding sequence ATGTTACACACACTGATACGTCAAGAACTCCTCACGCATCTGATGAGCGCGCGATTCCTCGCCGCTGTCGTCATCACGCTTCTGCTCGTTGTTGCCAATACGATTGTGTTAATTAACGATCATGAAAACCGAGTCGCAAACTACAGCCAGCAAGAAAAGGTTCATCATGAAAAAGCGGTGGAGGCAGAAACCTATTCGACATTAAAATTGTTTGTTGAGCGACCTCCGAACCCCCTCAGTCTCTTTAGTGCCGGGTTAGACAAACGACTCGGAACTACGGTTGAAATCCATCATGACACAGTGCCGACGATTTCAAGCGTCTCGGCGCGAAATCTGGAGAACCCGTACCTGAACCTCTTTTCGCAGATAGACTTGGTCTCTATCTTTCAAGTGGTCCTGAGCCTTCTGGCTCTGCTCTTCGCTTATGACGCGATTGCAGGAGACTGGGAAAGCGGCACCTTGCGTTTGGTTATCTCTCACCCGGTACGGCGCGGTGCAATTCTATTCGCCAAATATCTCGCTGCCATGATATGTCTGCTACTCCCTGTGCTGATGAGTTTGCTGATGGTAATGATTCAGCTTTCCGTCACGAGTTCAATCCAACTCAGCACAGCAGATTTTCTCCGAATTGGCGGGATAGTCGTCACCACAACCATTTACCTGTCTGTTTTCTACCTAATAGGCTTGCTGATTTCCACAACAACCCGCCGCACGGCTACGTCCCTGATGCTCTGTATGTTCTTATGGGTCGTTTTAGTGCTTGTCTATCCTAACTGGAGTCGGTTTTCCTTCAATCCAGTAAGCGACATGCGCGCAGAAAGACAATCCGCGAGTCAACAGATTGATCAGATCTGGGAAGAAGCCGACAGGGAAGAACAGCGATTCTTAGCCAACAGTCCTCTTACAGGGGAACCCCCGAAGTTTGGTATTGGTTATTCAGGATACTCATCCTCTGGTGGCAGAAGATATGGGTTTAACATGACCCAAGTGAACTCGAATTCAGAACCGCTCCTCCCGCATTTCCAAGACTATCAGGCGTTCATGAGGGCGACGCACATCCGCGCCGCAGAAAAGGTGGGGTTGATACGCGAACAACGTTTGGCGCGGACGACACTCCAACAAGCGACATGGGATGAACGATTGATGAAACTTAGTCCTGCGAGCCTCTATACCTTTGCAACTGCTGCGTGGGCAGGCACGGATCTGAATGGCATGTTAGACTTTAGTCGTGCCACCCAGAACTACCGACAGACATTTATTAATTATTTACACGATAAAGATGCGTTCGCCAGCCGACTCTGGTTCGCTTCCGACCAGGGCACCGTGGATTGGAGTGATTTGCCACGGTTTCGCTTTGCCGTAGCGGATGTCTCGGAAAACGCGCAACGCGCCCTATCGGATATGTCACTCCTTTTCCTCATGAATCTGGTGCTGTTTATGGTGACATTCCTGATTCTTGTCAAAATTGAAGTGTAA
- a CDS encoding ABC transporter permease subunit yields MTLHIVKREFFDHLNSLRFALTALIMVALMVTNAVVHLQTHPDKVRNYSENVANARDKLQSETQLYEFLKEGPGRLYKRPSPLTFIADGSEAFLPERGTTNWGSWSRTAGFSGKVRSIWSLDYPTANPNARDLRPQATKIDWTFIITYLLSFIPLLFTFDALSGEKERGTLRLCLANPISRPVLLVGKFLGALIAVLIPFYFAVLLNLAVISVDSWTQLGAADWGRLGMIVLIASGYAGIFTAVGLMVSAGTRDSRISLVTLLIIWVALVVFMPSTLGTLSTKWMSPVQTAHEREMAKESALDQIKDDFDEKMTNKQSSELPTGDLLKQLMDLAKTSPEKAQALAQEKEEELKLAMAARQSDKVDETDLRLMAELVNKDVEIRERLNREHLTAQLGQVQRARSITRFSPAAIVQYALESMAGTGLNRHLQFLESVHHHIRQFRNFIVETDSADTESLHIIGIPDGMSEKPVSPRALPTFEDKITFSDTFNAAMVDMLLLALLLGVFLSGAFLVFIRSEV; encoded by the coding sequence ATGACCTTACATATCGTCAAAAGAGAATTCTTTGACCACCTCAACAGCCTGCGATTCGCCTTGACTGCCCTCATCATGGTGGCATTAATGGTAACAAACGCAGTGGTGCATCTTCAGACGCACCCAGACAAGGTCCGAAATTACTCTGAGAACGTTGCTAATGCCCGTGACAAATTGCAATCCGAGACGCAGCTCTACGAATTTCTGAAAGAGGGACCTGGTCGACTTTACAAACGTCCGTCTCCGCTGACCTTCATTGCAGACGGTAGCGAGGCATTTCTACCAGAGCGTGGCACGACGAACTGGGGGTCTTGGAGTAGAACTGCGGGATTCAGCGGAAAGGTAAGAAGCATCTGGTCGTTGGATTATCCGACCGCCAACCCGAACGCGCGGGATCTACGTCCTCAGGCGACGAAAATAGATTGGACATTTATCATCACCTATCTGCTTTCTTTCATCCCGCTTTTATTTACGTTTGATGCACTCTCTGGCGAAAAAGAAAGGGGCACACTTCGATTATGTCTGGCGAATCCGATTTCGCGCCCTGTGCTGTTAGTAGGGAAGTTCTTGGGTGCCCTCATAGCCGTTCTCATCCCGTTCTATTTTGCGGTGCTGCTGAATTTGGCGGTGATTTCCGTGGATAGTTGGACGCAACTCGGTGCAGCAGACTGGGGACGTTTGGGGATGATTGTGCTAATTGCTTCGGGCTACGCTGGCATTTTCACCGCAGTCGGGCTGATGGTGTCCGCCGGCACGCGTGATAGCAGGATCAGTCTCGTGACGTTGTTGATAATTTGGGTGGCACTTGTTGTCTTCATGCCCTCCACTCTCGGCACCCTTTCCACAAAATGGATGTCCCCCGTTCAAACCGCGCATGAACGGGAAATGGCAAAAGAGAGCGCGCTCGATCAGATTAAGGATGATTTTGACGAGAAAATGACGAACAAACAATCGTCGGAGCTACCAACAGGAGACCTTCTCAAACAACTCATGGACCTCGCGAAAACCTCACCTGAAAAAGCGCAAGCATTGGCGCAGGAGAAGGAGGAAGAGCTCAAATTGGCGATGGCGGCGAGGCAATCCGACAAGGTAGATGAAACGGACTTACGCCTCATGGCTGAACTCGTCAACAAAGACGTAGAGATTCGGGAACGGTTGAACCGCGAGCATCTAACGGCACAACTTGGGCAGGTCCAGCGCGCAAGAAGTATCACCCGGTTTTCTCCAGCGGCAATTGTTCAATACGCCCTTGAATCCATGGCTGGCACCGGATTGAATCGGCATTTGCAATTCCTCGAAAGTGTGCATCATCATATCAGACAGTTCCGAAACTTCATCGTTGAAACCGATAGCGCGGATACAGAGAGCCTTCACATTATCGGCATCCCTGATGGAATGTCTGAAAAGCCGGTTTCGCCGAGGGCACTCCCAACTTTTGAGGACAAGATTACCTTCAGCGATACATTCAACGCAGCGATGGTGGATATGCTGTTACTCGCTTTACTGCTCGGGGTATTTCTTTCGGGTGCATTCCTCGTCTTCATACGTTCGGAGGTATGA